The Gemmatimonadaceae bacterium region CGGGGTCTCACCTCGCTGCCTGCATCCCCCGAACGCCGGGCGAGACAGGTGGCCAGGCGTGGAGACACGTCGCCGCGGGACAGGCGCGCGCCGGGTTGCCGGAATCCACGTGCAGGACCGGGCGCGTCACCACATGAGCTGGCTGGCGGAGGGGGTACGGCGGCTATCGCCGGCCTACTTCGCCCTGGTGATGGCCACCGGCATCGTCTCTCTGGCCTCGATGCGCGCGGGCTTCCGGCTGATCGCCGTTGCCCTCTTGTGGCTGAACGTCGCGCAGTACGTCATCCTGGTCGTGCTGTTTGCCGTTCGTGCGGCGCAGTACACGCGCGCGTTCACCGCTGACCTCCGCGATCACCGCGCCGCACCAGGATTCCTCACCGCGGTTGCCGGAACCTGTGTGCTGGGGAATCAGTTCATCCTGATCGTTGGCTGGTCCGGCGTGGCGCAGGGTCTGTGGGTGGCCGGCATGCTGCTCTGGATCATCCTGACGTACGTCATCTTCACCAATCTCACCATCAAGGAGCACAAGCCATCCATTCAGGACGGCATAACGGGCGGTTGGCTCCTTGCCGTCGTCGCATCCCAGGCCATCGCGGTACTCAGTGCGCTGCTGTCACGGCAGTTCGAGCAGCCCGACCGCTTGTACGTCAACTTCCTCGCCCTCTCCATGTGGCTCTGGGGCGGGATGATGTACATCTGGATGATCTCGCTGATTTTCTACCGATACACGTTCTTTCCGTTCTCGCCGGGCGATCTGTCGCCGCCGTACTGGATCAACATGGGCGCCATGGCGATTTCCACGCTGGCGGGATCTCTGCTCGTGGAGAACGCGGATGACGCCTGGTTCCTCCGGTCGCTGCTCCCGTTCCTCAAGGGGTTCACCGTGTTCTTCTGGGCGACCGGTACCTGGTGGATCCCGATGCTCGCGATCCTGGCGGTCTGGCGTCACTGGTGGAAGCGGTTTCCCCTCACCTACGATCCGCTCTACTGGGGCGCCGTCTTTCCCCTGGGCATGTACGCGGTGGCCACCTTCCAGATGGCTCGATCAATGAACCTGGACTTCCTGTTGCCAGTGCCGCGCGTGTTTGTCTTTGTCGCACTGATGGCCTGGGCCGCGACATTCTGGGGCATGATCAGGCATATGCTCGTGACGGCACGGCGTGATGGTCGATCGCCGACAGCCGGGATCGCCGCATCTCAGGAGGGCCACGCCTGAGCGGGTCGCTTCGACGAGGTCACGGCCCGGCGACGAGACCGCGTGACTTCCGGACTCATGGGCCGTGCTGCCCGAACCGCGGTCTCTATCCGCTAGATTGGCACGATGACCCCGCCGCGGTGCTGCCCGTCGGCCCCGCCCCCCGCCCCAAAGCAACGATGCGCATAACGATCGAATACTGCACAATGTGAAACTACGAACCCCGGGCGGTCAGTCTGGCTGCCGAGGTTCGTCAGGCCTTTCCAGACGCCGAGGTGGATCTGGTTGCGTCGGGAGGAGGTCGCTTCGAGGTCCTTCGCGACGGCCAACCAGTCTTCGAAAAGTCCCGGCTGCGCCGGCACGCCACGCCTGGGGAGGTGGTGCGCTTGCTCCGGGCAGCCGACACTCCTCCCTGAGCGTCTGCGGCCCGATGCCGGCGCAATGGTCGCCTGACCAGGATGCTGAATCCGCCGAAAGAGCCTCTCGCAACGCGCCTCCCTTCGAATACCTGACGATGAAGATTGCGATCTCCACCGGTGGCGGTGACGCGCCGGGTCTGAATGCCGTCATCCGCGCCGCCGTGCTCTCGGCCACGAGTCGGGGCTGGGACGTCCTCGGCATCTGTCGCGGGTACTTCGGGCTCCTTGGCGAAGACGAGATTCTCACGCTCACGCGCGATTCGGTGCGGGGCATCGGGCACCTCGGCGGCACCATTCTGCGCACCACGAATCGCGGCAACCCGTTCGCCTTTCCGGTTGCTCAGCCGGATGGGACGTTTCGGGAGGTCGATCGGTCGCACGAGATCCTGGCCAACATCAAACGACTTGGCATCGACGCCATCGTCACGATCGGGGGCGACGGTTCGCTCAGGATCGCGCAGCAGCTGCACGACCTGGGCGTGAAGATCGTGGGCGTGCCCAAGACGATCGACAACGACGTGAGCGGCACCATCACCACGTTTGGTTTTGATACGGCCGTGAGCACGGCGATCGAGGCGCTGGACAAGCTGCACACGACCGCGGAGAGCCATGAGCGCGTGCTCGTGATGGAGGTGATGGGTCGCCACGCGGGCTTCATCGCGCTGCACGCCGGCGTTGCGGCATCCGCGGACGTGATCCTCATCCCGGAGATTCCCTACGACATCGAGGCCGTGTGCGAAAAGGTGCGTGCGCGGGATCGCGCGGGCCGGCATTTCTCGATCGTGGTGGTGGCCGAGGGCGCGACGCAGGCCGGCGGAGAGCAGTCGGTGATCGGCGAATCACTGCCGGGCCAGGACAAACGTGTGGGTGGCATTGCCGGTCGACTGGCCTGGGAGATCCAGGCACGCACGGGCAAGGAGGCGCGCTCGCTCGTGCTGGGGCACCTCCAGCGCGGCGGCTCGCCGACGGGCTACGATCGGTTGCTCGCGACGAGGTTCGGCGGGGCGGCGATCGAGGCGGTGGAACAGGGGAAGTGGGGCGAAATGGTCGCGCTGCAATCACCACATATCGTCACGGTCCCTATCAGCGAGGCGCTGCGCGAGCCCAAGCGCGTGGATCCATCGCACGACGTCGTTCGCACGGCGAGGGCGGCGGGGATCTCCTTCGGCGACTAGTCGGGAGGGCACTCCGCGGCGCGGCGAGGGTACCTTGCCAGCGAGCCGTCGTTCGATGTCCTCGTGTCTTGCGGGGCTGTCCCGCTCCGGGGACGCATCCAAACGACGACGGTTGCCATGTTCTCAACACGTTGTGTGCTCTATGTTTAGCCCCCGTGCCCGGCTGAGGATCTCTGGCACCCGTCGTGCAAGGCAGGCGGTTGACGCATCGCGCAGGCCGCAGGAGAAGGCATGACTCGTACCGGGATAACGATCGCGATTGGCGGAGTTGCGGCCGCGCTGGTGCTGCCCGTCGGGGCATCGGCGCAGGTCGTTCGATCGTTCACTCCGCCCTCCCGCGACACCGATCAAAAGAGCGAAATCCCGCGCGAATACAGACCGCCCCGGGGCATGTGTCGCATCTGGATCGACAGCGTGCCACCGCGTCAGCAGCCTGCACCGACGGACTGTGCCACCGCGGTACGCAACAAGCCTCGCAACGGACGCGTGATCTGGGGCGAAGACGCCAAGGGCAGCGACAAGAAGGACGAAAAGCGCAAGAAGCCCGAGGACG contains the following coding sequences:
- a CDS encoding tellurite resistance/C4-dicarboxylate transporter family protein, whose protein sequence is MSWLAEGVRRLSPAYFALVMATGIVSLASMRAGFRLIAVALLWLNVAQYVILVVLFAVRAAQYTRAFTADLRDHRAAPGFLTAVAGTCVLGNQFILIVGWSGVAQGLWVAGMLLWIILTYVIFTNLTIKEHKPSIQDGITGGWLLAVVASQAIAVLSALLSRQFEQPDRLYVNFLALSMWLWGGMMYIWMISLIFYRYTFFPFSPGDLSPPYWINMGAMAISTLAGSLLVENADDAWFLRSLLPFLKGFTVFFWATGTWWIPMLAILAVWRHWWKRFPLTYDPLYWGAVFPLGMYAVATFQMARSMNLDFLLPVPRVFVFVALMAWAATFWGMIRHMLVTARRDGRSPTAGIAASQEGHA
- a CDS encoding Rdx family protein, coding for MAAEVRQAFPDAEVDLVASGGGRFEVLRDGQPVFEKSRLRRHATPGEVVRLLRAADTPP
- a CDS encoding 6-phosphofructokinase, which encodes MKIAISTGGGDAPGLNAVIRAAVLSATSRGWDVLGICRGYFGLLGEDEILTLTRDSVRGIGHLGGTILRTTNRGNPFAFPVAQPDGTFREVDRSHEILANIKRLGIDAIVTIGGDGSLRIAQQLHDLGVKIVGVPKTIDNDVSGTITTFGFDTAVSTAIEALDKLHTTAESHERVLVMEVMGRHAGFIALHAGVAASADVILIPEIPYDIEAVCEKVRARDRAGRHFSIVVVAEGATQAGGEQSVIGESLPGQDKRVGGIAGRLAWEIQARTGKEARSLVLGHLQRGGSPTGYDRLLATRFGGAAIEAVEQGKWGEMVALQSPHIVTVPISEALREPKRVDPSHDVVRTARAAGISFGD